The proteins below come from a single Triticum aestivum cultivar Chinese Spring chromosome 5D, IWGSC CS RefSeq v2.1, whole genome shotgun sequence genomic window:
- the LOC123124418 gene encoding uncharacterized protein, with protein MRSATIASTPTGQGARGVWGFMFPTQAKTLLEFETSRLEQISSKEILCTICRLPTFLWPGVSLASVFPLWTHMRLRSWLVVEESIARINQRKDVHKVFKDLLCSSAYFGS; from the exons ATGAGAAGCGCCACCATTGCCTCCACCCCCACTGGGCAAGGAGCTCGAGGTGTTTGGGGGTTCATGTTTCCTACACAGGCCAAAACACTATTGGAG TTTGAAACCAGTCGTTTGGAGCAGATCAGCTCAAAAGAGATCCTTTGTACCATTTGCAGACTACCCACCTTCCTCTG GCCTGGAGTCTCGCTCGCCTCTGTTTTCCCCCTATGGACACACATGAGACTCAGATCTTGGCTCGTCGTAGAGGAATCGATAGCAAGAATCAACCAGAGAAAGGATGTACACAAG GTGTTTAAAGATTTACTTTGTTCCAGCGCCTACTTTGGATCATAG
- the LOC123124417 gene encoding uncharacterized protein, which yields MGKLVRQCDMEVMKMAMLKHEETFRQQVHELHRLYRIQTQLMGADLSTRRQPRRRGNKQPRRALNLQLPADEYIVGAADEDDDGCGTGAELELTLAVGGRRTGSGTSRKNNVSKRGQAKHDGAAGFSSPFASDCSGGTSLSSSPPSSAEYSESAFGVALHGGYPGVAAPPPPCQRAMTFDLGVAEAMKQHQSPWQLVQCQYLSLRMT from the exons ATGGGCAAGCTTGTGAGGCAATGTGACATGGAGGTCATGAAGATGGCCATGCTCAAGCACGAGGAGACCTTCAGGCAACAG GTCCACGAGCTGCACCGCCTGTACCGCATCCAGACACAGCTCATGGGGGCCGACCTGAGCACCCGCCGGCAGCCGCGGCGGCGCGGCAACAAGCAGCCACGCCGGGCGCTCAACCTGCAGCTCCCCGCCGACGAGTACATCGTTGGCGCCGCcgacgaggacgacgacggctgCGGCACGGGAGCAGAGCTGGAGCTGACGCTCGCCGTGGGAGGGAGGAGGACCGGCTCCGGCACTTCCCGCAAGAACAACGTTAGCAAGAGAGGACAGGCCAAACACGACGGCGCCGCCGGCTTCTCCTCACCCTTCGCTTCCGACTGCTCCGGCGGCACGAGCctctcgtcgtcgccgccgtcgtcggccGAGTACTCGGAGAGCGCCTTCGGGGTGGCGCTCCACGGCGGTTACCCGGGggtggccgcgccgccgccgccatgccagAGAGCCATGACGTTCGACCTCGGCGTGGCGGAGGCGATGAAGCAGCACCAGTCGCCCTGGCAGCTGGTGCAGTGCCAGTACCTCAGCCTCAGGATGACATGA